The following proteins are co-located in the Paludibaculum fermentans genome:
- a CDS encoding co-chaperone GroES — MQIRPLYDRLVVRRIENQETVLNGIIIPDSAKEKPQEAEVMAAGRGKRLEDGTVVPLDVKVGDRILFGKYSGSDIKIDGQEYLILREDEVLGILDPVAVTA; from the coding sequence ATGCAAATCCGTCCCCTCTATGACCGGCTGGTTGTGCGCCGGATCGAGAATCAGGAAACGGTACTGAACGGGATCATCATCCCGGACTCGGCCAAAGAAAAGCCTCAGGAAGCGGAAGTCATGGCAGCGGGCCGTGGCAAGCGTCTGGAAGACGGCACTGTTGTGCCGTTGGACGTGAAGGTCGGCGACCGGATCCTCTTTGGCAAGTACTCCGGAAGCGACATCAAGATTGACGGCCAGGAATATCTGATCCTTCGCGAAGACGAAGTACTGGGCATTCTCGACCCGGTCGCGGTGACCGCGTAA
- the lptC gene encoding LPS export ABC transporter periplasmic protein LptC, with protein sequence MLRRARWLILLAIFSIIGVVSSIFITQRKVNRKKRPHISAPLPANTAFDSPTWEWEKTSGDKTRLKIRSKHMQQIKDPPAILFEDLEMEIHDKTGAKYDLVKSKRASLDQQGGLMYSEGDVEITTNLGVDGAPSGRLLKIRTSGVTLDVKSSKVSTERAASFEFDQGNGECVGATYDPSNRVLFMKSEVKLDWRGKDEKKPPMHLESGTLTYNEVTTEIFLSPYAKLQRAGFTLDAKDTVVILKHGLLDHVEAKSAVGRDQMPARLVEYQADFLNMFFTPKAEIQKLDASEHAKLVSTTPAGKTTVTANRFDMDFDVPGEESKNKEDGSTLKHVLARGQSRVESQAAQKPGAPPKGARILSSEAIELNMRPGGKEIDKVVTLAPGQVEFLAAKKGDRHRIMNGERIWIDYGADNAIEKFRSVKVNTRTESDPKPNDKLKKPVITLTKSQDLQAEFDPKTGQMSRLEQWNNFEYEEGTRRATADKAFMDSDKELITLTGRGRMWDETGSTSADEILLDQKTGDMTATGNVSSTRQPDKKDTSEGMLSSKEPLQARAAKMTTQEKNQKIHYSGNAIMWQASSRLQAREIFIDKTAKTLEATGDVISELPDQRDKPEAAPAAGARKKKANVFTVVKAPAMVYNDKTKLATYTGGVVLDRPDLNVKSSQLRAWFEVEPSKDGGDETKLDHMFADGKVEMVQRSPGRSRTGNGEHAEYYLDEDKIILNGGSPVVVDSKKGTTRGNEIIWYSRQDKLTVDNTGSGQSVSRVNRAEKKK encoded by the coding sequence ATGCTCCGGCGGGCCCGCTGGCTGATCCTGCTCGCCATCTTCTCCATCATTGGCGTCGTCTCCTCCATCTTCATAACTCAGCGGAAGGTCAATCGCAAAAAGCGCCCCCACATCTCCGCGCCCCTCCCTGCCAATACCGCCTTCGATTCCCCCACCTGGGAATGGGAGAAAACCTCCGGCGACAAAACCCGCCTCAAGATCCGCTCCAAACACATGCAGCAGATCAAGGATCCACCGGCCATCCTCTTCGAGGACCTCGAGATGGAGATCCACGACAAAACCGGAGCCAAGTACGATCTCGTCAAGAGCAAGCGCGCCTCGCTCGACCAGCAGGGCGGCCTCATGTACTCCGAAGGCGACGTGGAGATCACCACCAACCTCGGCGTCGACGGTGCTCCCTCCGGCCGCCTCCTCAAGATCAGGACCTCCGGCGTCACCCTGGACGTGAAGTCCTCCAAGGTCAGCACCGAACGCGCCGCGTCCTTCGAGTTCGACCAGGGGAACGGCGAATGTGTCGGGGCCACCTACGATCCCTCAAACCGCGTCCTCTTCATGAAGTCCGAGGTAAAACTAGACTGGCGCGGCAAGGATGAGAAGAAGCCGCCCATGCACCTCGAGTCCGGCACCCTCACTTATAACGAGGTGACCACTGAGATCTTCCTCTCCCCCTACGCCAAGCTCCAGCGCGCCGGCTTTACCCTCGACGCGAAGGACACCGTCGTCATTCTCAAACACGGCCTGCTCGATCACGTCGAGGCCAAGTCCGCCGTGGGCCGCGACCAGATGCCCGCCCGGCTCGTCGAGTACCAGGCCGACTTCCTGAACATGTTCTTCACGCCCAAGGCGGAGATCCAGAAGCTCGACGCGTCGGAGCACGCCAAGCTCGTCTCCACCACCCCCGCCGGCAAGACCACCGTCACCGCCAACCGGTTCGACATGGACTTCGATGTGCCGGGCGAGGAGAGCAAGAACAAGGAGGATGGCAGCACGTTGAAGCACGTGCTCGCGCGCGGCCAGTCCCGCGTCGAATCCCAGGCCGCGCAGAAGCCCGGCGCACCGCCCAAAGGTGCTCGCATCCTCTCCAGCGAAGCCATCGAACTCAATATGCGGCCCGGCGGCAAGGAGATCGACAAGGTGGTGACCCTCGCTCCCGGCCAGGTGGAGTTCCTCGCCGCCAAGAAGGGCGACCGCCACCGCATCATGAACGGCGAGCGCATCTGGATCGACTACGGGGCCGACAACGCCATCGAGAAGTTCCGCTCCGTCAAGGTGAACACGCGCACCGAGTCCGATCCCAAACCGAACGACAAACTGAAGAAACCCGTCATCACCCTGACGAAGAGCCAGGACCTCCAGGCCGAGTTTGATCCCAAGACCGGCCAGATGTCCCGCCTCGAGCAGTGGAACAATTTCGAATACGAAGAAGGAACCCGCCGCGCCACCGCCGACAAGGCCTTCATGGACTCCGACAAGGAGCTCATCACCCTCACCGGACGCGGCCGCATGTGGGACGAGACCGGCTCCACCTCCGCCGACGAGATCCTGCTCGACCAGAAAACCGGCGACATGACCGCCACGGGCAACGTCTCCTCCACCCGCCAGCCGGACAAGAAGGACACCAGCGAGGGCATGCTCTCGTCCAAGGAGCCTCTCCAGGCCCGCGCCGCCAAAATGACCACGCAGGAGAAGAATCAGAAGATCCACTACTCCGGCAACGCCATCATGTGGCAGGCCAGCAGCCGCCTCCAGGCGCGCGAGATCTTCATCGACAAGACCGCCAAGACCCTCGAAGCCACCGGCGACGTCATCAGTGAACTGCCGGACCAGCGCGACAAACCCGAAGCCGCGCCCGCCGCCGGCGCCAGGAAGAAGAAGGCCAATGTCTTCACTGTGGTCAAGGCTCCGGCGATGGTCTACAACGACAAGACGAAACTCGCCACCTACACCGGCGGAGTCGTCCTCGACCGCCCCGACCTCAACGTCAAATCCAGCCAGCTCCGTGCCTGGTTCGAAGTCGAACCCAGCAAGGACGGCGGCGACGAGACCAAGCTCGACCACATGTTCGCTGACGGTAAGGTCGAGATGGTGCAGCGGAGTCCGGGCCGCTCCCGCACCGGCAACGGTGAACATGCCGAGTACTACCTCGACGAAGACAAGATCATCCTGAATGGCGGATCCCCGGTCGTCGTCGACTCCAAGAAGGGCACCACCCGCGGCAACGAGATCATCTGGTACTCCCGCCAGGACAAGCTGACCGTCGACAACACCGGCTCCGGCCAATCCGTCAGCCGCGTCAACCGCGCCGAAAAGAAGAAGTAA
- the lptB gene encoding LPS export ABC transporter ATP-binding protein has protein sequence MGNNGNGDLRRTLRTEEISKTYRGRRVVDSVSVSVEMGEVVGLLGPNGAGKTTSFYMIVGLVSPDSGRIYLENQEITPLAMYERARVGISYLPQEPSVFRKLSVEENLLAILETLPISGRERRERLELLLEQMGLEHVRKNKGYMLSGGERRRVEIARSLAINPQFLLLDEPFSGIDPIQVLELQRIISDLRTNGIGILITDHNVRETLAVTDRAYIINNGRIFRAGTPSALAMDPDVRRIYLGEGFELGS, from the coding sequence GTGGGCAATAACGGAAACGGCGACCTGCGCCGCACGCTTCGCACCGAAGAGATCTCGAAGACCTACCGTGGCCGCCGGGTCGTTGATAGTGTCTCGGTATCGGTCGAAATGGGCGAAGTCGTAGGCCTGCTGGGACCCAACGGCGCCGGCAAAACCACCTCGTTCTACATGATTGTTGGCTTGGTGAGCCCAGACTCCGGCCGCATCTACCTGGAAAATCAGGAGATCACCCCCCTGGCCATGTATGAGCGGGCGCGCGTCGGCATCAGCTACCTGCCGCAGGAACCCTCGGTCTTCCGCAAGCTCTCCGTCGAAGAGAACCTGCTCGCCATCCTCGAAACCCTGCCCATCTCCGGCCGCGAACGGCGCGAGCGCCTCGAACTCCTGCTGGAGCAGATGGGCCTTGAGCATGTCCGCAAGAACAAGGGCTACATGCTCTCCGGTGGTGAGCGCCGCCGCGTCGAAATCGCACGCTCCCTCGCCATCAATCCACAATTTCTACTGCTCGATGAACCGTTTTCAGGCATCGATCCCATTCAGGTTCTCGAACTCCAGCGCATCATCTCCGATCTCAGGACGAACGGAATCGGCATCCTGATTACTGACCATAACGTGCGGGAAACGCTGGCCGTCACTGACCGTGCCTACATCATCAACAACGGCCGCATCTTCCGCGCCGGCACCCCCTCTGCCCTCGCCATGGATCCCGACGTCCGCCGCATCTACCTCGGCGAAGGTTTTGAA